A region from the Oceanidesulfovibrio marinus genome encodes:
- a CDS encoding lactate racemase domain-containing protein, with translation MEILLDYGDGKMAVDLPEDSVVVRYGQTYTDPPAVDPREAVRKALENPLGSPPLSELAGPDKKVVIAFPDRVKGGSSPNSHRRTSIPIILEELLAAGTKMENIHLLCAPGLHRHNTLEEFYSYLGKDIVNLFYPDRISNHDAEADDLLDLGEDEMGNAVQLNRQVAEADLAIMIGHCAGNPYGGYSGGHKMVATGLSGWRSIASHHCPKTMHREDWLGASPKSHMRKQFTSIGQAMEKGMGKQFFVVDAVLGQHAQVLQVAAGTLAEVEKATWPLAAQRTNVHLDMDERADILVVGLPRNFHYGPGMGSNPILMSLAIGGQLTRCWNALRPDPIIIAAAVCDGWFNPHWFPSYEETYHALQRHCTAAEFLTSSDMMDIVNNKEYRYSYSNYNTYHPFHAMSMISGGSVPQLRCPAVFLVGPQKPEYARGMGMIPVSTFDQAMERARRLVGAKPRILCTPECFSGGTAVHLHMKQ, from the coding sequence ATGGAGATATTGTTGGATTACGGAGACGGCAAGATGGCTGTCGATCTGCCGGAAGACAGCGTGGTGGTGCGTTATGGCCAGACCTACACCGATCCACCTGCCGTTGATCCTCGCGAAGCCGTCCGTAAGGCATTGGAAAACCCCCTGGGTTCGCCGCCCCTGTCGGAGCTGGCAGGACCGGACAAGAAAGTGGTCATCGCCTTTCCGGACAGGGTCAAAGGCGGATCATCACCCAACAGCCACCGTCGGACTTCCATTCCCATTATTCTGGAAGAACTCCTCGCTGCGGGAACAAAGATGGAGAACATCCATCTGCTTTGCGCCCCGGGGTTGCACCGCCACAACACCCTTGAGGAGTTTTACAGCTATCTCGGCAAGGACATTGTCAATCTATTCTATCCGGACCGCATCAGCAATCACGACGCCGAAGCCGATGATCTTCTGGACCTGGGCGAGGATGAAATGGGCAATGCGGTACAACTCAATCGCCAGGTTGCGGAAGCGGACCTGGCGATCATGATTGGCCACTGCGCCGGCAATCCGTATGGCGGATACAGCGGCGGCCACAAGATGGTGGCTACCGGGTTGTCCGGATGGCGATCCATTGCCAGCCATCATTGCCCGAAGACCATGCACCGGGAAGACTGGCTCGGCGCCTCGCCGAAATCACACATGCGAAAACAATTTACCAGCATCGGCCAGGCCATGGAAAAGGGCATGGGCAAGCAATTTTTCGTCGTGGATGCTGTTCTGGGGCAACATGCCCAGGTGCTGCAGGTCGCGGCCGGCACACTGGCCGAAGTGGAGAAGGCTACCTGGCCCCTGGCCGCCCAGCGAACGAACGTGCACCTGGACATGGACGAGCGGGCGGACATTCTGGTGGTGGGCCTGCCCAGGAACTTCCACTACGGCCCGGGCATGGGAAGCAACCCCATACTCATGAGCCTGGCGATTGGAGGGCAGTTGACACGGTGCTGGAACGCGCTGCGGCCTGATCCGATCATCATCGCGGCAGCAGTATGCGACGGGTGGTTCAACCCCCATTGGTTTCCAAGCTACGAGGAAACCTACCACGCGTTGCAACGCCATTGTACCGCGGCCGAGTTCCTGACTTCGTCGGACATGATGGATATCGTAAACAACAAGGAATACCGATATAGCTATTCCAATTATAATACCTATCACCCCTTTCATGCCATGTCCATGATCAGCGGCGGCTCCGTCCCGCAACTCAGATGCCCTGCAGTGTTTCTCGTGGGCCCCCAAAAGCCGGAGTACGCACGGGGAATGGGGATGATCCCGGTAAGCACCTTTGACCAGGCCATGGAACGCGCCAGACGCTTAGTCGGAGCAAAGCCCAGGATTCTGTGCACGCCCGAGTGCTTTTCCGGCGGTACCGCAGTTCATTTGCACATGAAACAATAA
- a CDS encoding PdxA family dehydrogenase yields MNNLPIIGITMGEASGIGPEVLVKMLNDISGKNVCRPLAIGDARVLELACRKFDVPLKFRAIGHPKEADWGSEEINLIDLQDVPLEKLEAGKHNAVTGRAMLNYTDKLIEFYKEESIHGGVGGPHSKKAADLAGYNFLGYPYYIADMIGEPDPFMMLVANKTRVVNTTLHVSLRKALDMITKDLVFKAIKAGAEAMALFGVDKPHIAVSGLNPHSGEEGMFGTEEEEHIIPAIEAARELGLNIDGPVPADSLFYQCTTNPRYDAYVAMYHDQGHIPVKVDSFMDASAVAIGIPYIFATVDHGCAPDIAWQGKANHGVLRTTVELISQMAKNKYNL; encoded by the coding sequence ATGAACAACTTACCCATTATTGGAATCACCATGGGCGAGGCTTCGGGCATCGGCCCGGAAGTTCTGGTGAAAATGCTTAATGACATCTCGGGAAAAAACGTTTGCAGACCCTTGGCCATCGGGGATGCGCGAGTTCTGGAGCTGGCCTGCCGCAAGTTCGATGTTCCTTTGAAGTTCCGCGCCATCGGCCACCCGAAAGAAGCTGACTGGGGCTCCGAGGAGATCAACCTCATAGACCTCCAGGACGTCCCCCTCGAAAAGCTCGAAGCGGGAAAACACAACGCGGTCACCGGCCGGGCCATGCTCAACTACACGGACAAACTGATCGAGTTCTACAAGGAAGAGAGCATTCACGGCGGAGTGGGAGGCCCCCACAGCAAGAAAGCCGCGGACTTGGCCGGCTACAACTTCCTGGGCTATCCCTACTACATCGCCGATATGATCGGCGAGCCAGATCCCTTTATGATGCTGGTGGCCAACAAGACGCGGGTGGTGAACACGACGCTGCATGTTTCCTTGCGAAAGGCCCTGGACATGATCACGAAGGACCTGGTTTTCAAGGCAATCAAAGCCGGAGCAGAGGCCATGGCGTTGTTCGGCGTCGATAAGCCGCACATCGCCGTTTCGGGGTTGAATCCTCATTCCGGCGAGGAAGGCATGTTCGGAACCGAAGAAGAGGAACACATAATCCCGGCCATCGAAGCCGCGCGGGAATTGGGTTTGAACATCGATGGACCAGTTCCAGCCGACTCCCTTTTCTACCAGTGCACCACGAATCCTCGCTATGACGCCTACGTGGCCATGTATCACGACCAGGGACACATCCCTGTAAAAGTGGATTCGTTCATGGATGCCTCGGCCGTCGCCATAGGCATCCCCTATATCTTCGCCACTGTTGACCACGGCTGCGCGCCGGATATCGCCTGGCAGGGAAAAGCCAACCATGGTGTGCTGCGCACCACGGTCGAACTCATCTCGCAAATGGCCAAAAACAAATACAACCTATGA
- a CDS encoding GntR family transcriptional regulator, which yields MSKELLREVAFRRFKEKLFAHTLEPGQFLSQRELSEMLDVPLAPMREAVQRLASAGLVRIIAQRGVQILEPSPQMLNEAFELRIILECAAIKTIPLSSISEQLRENEELVLRLQSILVEPLGFERIKEVLSVDWMLHKQLIQAMGNETIESVYNINADKIRLARLRQHFRAEQLYQALDEHMKVIKALLDQDKDTAAAYMELHLKNALTRGLGISNLYRGNNLHEFPAKSHPST from the coding sequence ATGAGCAAGGAGTTATTACGAGAAGTTGCTTTCCGACGGTTTAAAGAAAAATTGTTCGCCCACACTCTGGAACCCGGACAATTTCTTTCCCAGCGGGAACTGTCGGAGATGTTGGATGTGCCGCTGGCTCCCATGCGGGAAGCGGTGCAGAGACTGGCTTCCGCCGGCTTGGTGAGAATCATTGCTCAACGAGGCGTCCAAATACTGGAACCATCACCTCAAATGCTCAATGAGGCCTTTGAGCTTCGAATCATCCTGGAGTGCGCCGCGATCAAAACCATCCCTCTGTCGAGCATATCGGAACAGTTGCGCGAGAACGAGGAGCTGGTCCTCCGGTTGCAGTCCATCCTGGTCGAACCCCTGGGATTCGAGCGGATCAAGGAGGTCCTGTCTGTGGACTGGATGCTCCACAAGCAACTCATCCAAGCCATGGGGAATGAAACCATCGAGTCCGTGTACAACATAAACGCGGATAAAATTCGCCTGGCCCGGCTCCGGCAACACTTTCGCGCCGAACAACTTTATCAGGCCTTGGACGAACATATGAAAGTCATCAAAGCGTTGCTTGACCAAGACAAAGATACCGCGGCCGCTTACATGGAACTTCACTTGAAAAACGCCCTGACAAGGGGCTTGGGCATCTCGAACTTGTATCGCGGAAACAACTTGCATGAGTTTCCCGCTAAATCACATCCCTCAACGTAA
- a CDS encoding DUF362 domain-containing protein — protein MSKLIVPSVGIPSWVRETDIPPLHMVRMPEKDEGQPVDSAAEATVTALGRSCRLASLPEGASVAVTVGSRGIAGLTETVAAAVNWLKQRGFKPFIVPAMGSHGGATAEGQAGVLEALGVSQATVGAPIRATMETVDYGVTSQGIRSHFDAAAAKADAILLINRVKSHTSFERPVESGLIKMLAVGLGKAEGARNVHRLGVRGLAEVLPELAAIALKNAPVAYGLALVENRNKQLASIDGIEPEDFFMVEERLLKQAKNHLALLPFNQLDVLVVTWMGKNISGIGMDYAVTGRTDIRGLANPATPFVTKLAVLRLTPESHGNAMGLGLADFTTKALVESLDLTTLYTNAMTSTFVEKGKLPLALPTEREAIQAALATCWRREGEPVRMAVIRSTLALDRFLVSEPLAQELIERGFITEMEPAAPLPLTEKGDLADVF, from the coding sequence ATGAGTAAGCTGATTGTTCCGAGTGTCGGCATTCCCTCCTGGGTTCGCGAGACGGACATACCGCCATTGCATATGGTGAGAATGCCAGAGAAAGATGAAGGGCAACCGGTTGATTCGGCCGCGGAAGCGACAGTAACGGCTCTGGGGCGTTCCTGCCGGCTCGCCTCCCTTCCTGAGGGCGCCTCCGTCGCCGTGACCGTGGGCAGCCGGGGCATAGCGGGATTGACGGAAACCGTTGCCGCCGCAGTGAACTGGCTGAAGCAACGAGGGTTCAAGCCGTTCATAGTGCCAGCCATGGGCAGCCACGGTGGAGCCACCGCGGAAGGCCAGGCCGGGGTTCTGGAAGCCTTGGGTGTAAGTCAAGCCACTGTTGGCGCACCGATACGCGCCACAATGGAAACGGTTGATTACGGTGTGACGAGCCAGGGCATCCGCTCCCATTTCGACGCCGCCGCCGCCAAGGCCGATGCCATTCTGCTCATCAACCGCGTCAAATCCCACACCAGCTTTGAACGCCCCGTGGAAAGCGGCCTGATCAAGATGTTGGCCGTGGGCCTTGGCAAAGCTGAAGGGGCGCGCAACGTTCACCGACTGGGAGTCCGCGGCTTGGCTGAAGTGCTGCCGGAATTGGCCGCAATCGCCTTGAAAAATGCACCAGTGGCCTATGGGCTGGCCCTGGTGGAAAACCGGAACAAACAGCTTGCCAGCATCGACGGCATCGAGCCGGAGGACTTTTTCATGGTGGAGGAGCGCTTGCTCAAACAAGCCAAAAACCACCTCGCCCTGCTGCCGTTCAACCAGTTGGATGTGCTGGTAGTAACCTGGATGGGGAAAAATATTTCGGGCATCGGGATGGATTACGCGGTGACCGGGAGAACGGACATCCGGGGGCTGGCCAACCCGGCAACCCCTTTCGTGACCAAGCTGGCCGTTCTGCGGTTAACCCCCGAATCGCATGGGAACGCCATGGGGCTGGGCTTAGCCGACTTCACGACCAAAGCGCTGGTCGAGTCCTTGGACTTGACGACATTATACACCAACGCCATGACGTCCACCTTTGTCGAAAAAGGCAAACTTCCTCTGGCGTTACCCACGGAGCGGGAAGCCATACAAGCGGCTCTGGCAACCTGCTGGAGGCGCGAAGGCGAGCCGGTGCGCATGGCAGTAATCCGGTCCACTCTGGCCCTCGACCGCTTTCTTGTTTCCGAGCCTCTGGCTCAGGAGTTGATTGAGCGCGGCTTCATCACGGAGATGGAGCCTGCCGCTCCACTTCCCCTTACTGAGAAGGGTGACCTTGCCGACGTTTTCTGA
- a CDS encoding tripartite tricarboxylate transporter permease: protein MNGLSFDWGAISQALVTIVEPWTLLLIFCGVLGGLVLGMIPGLTAAMGVALMIPFTFTMPPQIGMSLLVAVFVGGISGGCLTAILIRMPGTPSSVATVIDGFPMAQKGQAGRAIGNAVVASFFGTTISAIILVFSAPLLATFALKFYFAEYVAVGIFGLTAVAALTGNTVSRGLLSAVLGMLVATIGISEADGLPRFDFGFTQMTGGIRLLPALIGLFAISQIMHEVSRTKKLQITTTAPIDRIFPSLADIRHNLINYVRSSIIGTVVGVIPAMGGGPAGLISYAQAKSSSKTPDQFGKGSVEGVIAAESANNATIGGALIIMLTLGIPGDPVTAILLGGLMIHGLQPGPQLFMNNPEVIYSTYFSVFFGSLCMMVIMLCASRMLAKVASVPTQILMPVLFVLAAVGTYSLNNRVFDVGVMCAFGVVGYIFDRWRYPLPPFVLGLVLGPIVEINFRKMYSSYGNAWDLVTRPISLSLLILSVLSILFSIWRHRKHHREMSASTWEEETAA from the coding sequence ATGAATGGTTTGAGCTTCGATTGGGGCGCCATTTCCCAGGCGCTCGTTACGATAGTTGAACCTTGGACCCTTTTGCTGATTTTCTGCGGGGTCTTGGGTGGGCTAGTCCTTGGCATGATCCCCGGGTTGACCGCGGCCATGGGAGTGGCCCTGATGATCCCCTTCACCTTCACGATGCCTCCCCAAATCGGCATGAGTCTGCTCGTGGCGGTCTTCGTGGGGGGCATTTCCGGCGGATGCCTGACAGCAATCCTGATTCGAATGCCGGGTACGCCGTCCTCCGTGGCCACCGTCATCGACGGGTTTCCCATGGCGCAAAAGGGACAGGCCGGCCGGGCCATCGGCAACGCAGTGGTGGCTTCGTTCTTCGGAACCACGATCAGCGCTATCATCCTGGTATTCTCCGCTCCCCTTCTCGCAACGTTCGCCCTGAAGTTTTACTTCGCAGAGTACGTGGCCGTCGGCATCTTCGGGTTGACCGCTGTTGCAGCCTTGACCGGGAATACCGTGTCCAGGGGCTTGCTTTCCGCTGTATTGGGCATGCTTGTCGCGACCATCGGCATATCAGAAGCAGATGGCCTCCCCCGATTTGATTTCGGCTTCACTCAAATGACGGGTGGAATCCGCCTTCTCCCCGCCCTGATCGGACTGTTCGCCATCTCCCAAATCATGCACGAGGTGAGCCGCACAAAAAAGTTGCAAATCACCACAACAGCCCCCATTGACCGGATTTTTCCTTCTCTTGCCGACATCCGTCACAACTTGATCAACTACGTCCGCTCAAGCATTATCGGAACCGTGGTGGGAGTGATTCCGGCCATGGGAGGCGGACCAGCCGGCTTGATCTCATACGCCCAGGCAAAAAGTTCGTCCAAGACACCGGATCAATTCGGCAAGGGCTCTGTGGAAGGCGTCATTGCGGCCGAGAGCGCCAACAACGCCACAATCGGCGGCGCCCTGATTATCATGCTCACGCTTGGTATTCCCGGTGACCCGGTGACCGCCATTCTTTTGGGCGGACTGATGATCCACGGTCTGCAACCCGGCCCCCAACTTTTCATGAATAATCCGGAAGTTATTTATTCCACGTACTTTTCGGTTTTCTTCGGCAGCCTGTGCATGATGGTCATCATGCTCTGCGCTTCCAGAATGCTGGCAAAGGTCGCTTCGGTCCCGACGCAGATACTCATGCCCGTACTGTTCGTGCTCGCGGCGGTGGGAACCTACTCCCTCAACAACCGCGTGTTCGACGTCGGCGTAATGTGCGCCTTCGGAGTTGTCGGATACATTTTCGACCGCTGGCGATACCCCCTGCCGCCGTTCGTCCTGGGGCTTGTGCTCGGGCCCATCGTGGAGATCAACTTCAGGAAGATGTACAGCTCGTACGGGAACGCCTGGGATCTTGTTACTCGACCTATATCCCTGAGCCTGTTGATCCTGTCCGTGCTTTCCATACTGTTTTCAATCTGGCGACATCGCAAGCATCACCGGGAGATGTCCGCATCGACCTGGGAAGAGGAGACCGCGGCATGA
- a CDS encoding tripartite tricarboxylate transporter TctB family protein, with protein sequence MGIAVLVLCGVLFADTFTFRKTEWELLSMAFWPRLLLLILAGLAIYLIAKGNLEPGKQAEPLAKKAFLAAAGGFAYVLLLKPVGFLILTPIFIWVFSYWISRRDWPWRLLESGITAVVGTLAIYGLFVLGLKLILPSGLLGG encoded by the coding sequence ATGGGTATCGCGGTGCTCGTCCTCTGCGGAGTCCTCTTCGCCGACACGTTCACCTTCAGGAAAACCGAGTGGGAACTGTTAAGCATGGCCTTCTGGCCACGCCTGCTGTTGCTGATTCTGGCCGGTTTGGCGATTTATCTGATCGCCAAGGGCAATCTTGAACCAGGCAAGCAAGCGGAGCCGCTGGCCAAGAAGGCCTTCTTGGCGGCCGCAGGAGGCTTTGCCTATGTTCTTCTTCTCAAACCGGTCGGTTTTCTGATCCTGACGCCGATATTCATTTGGGTCTTCTCCTATTGGATCAGTCGAAGGGATTGGCCGTGGCGCCTGCTGGAATCGGGAATCACTGCGGTGGTGGGCACCCTGGCCATTTATGGGCTGTTCGTTCTGGGCCTGAAACTGATCCTGCCTTCAGGTCTCTTGGGGGGCTAA
- a CDS encoding tripartite tricarboxylate transporter substrate binding protein — translation MRALLQATVFMLFVAGLTIVGPGLGFAEYPERPIKIIVPYSPGGTSDTLTRITSQFLEKELGQPVVIININGAGGALGWSQAKDEKPDGYTLTCYSPAMALLEAIKSANFTQNDFQPIAMVGNVYLTVAAKGDGKYKTLKDYQADAKARPGKVTLGMGRGTLSQFVAAMVADGMDADLNLINAGGGAEKKTAVLGGHVDAIVEPTPGVLPMAKAGQLQVLAVLSPERQPFAPDIPTAREQGVDVVAPFTQGLLAPKGTPEDRANVISQALKRVTENPEFQKRAAEVSLIVEYGDSDRFAEALTDVRAKILQTGKRLGY, via the coding sequence GTGAGAGCATTACTGCAGGCAACTGTGTTCATGCTGTTTGTCGCCGGCCTGACAATTGTCGGGCCTGGCCTGGGGTTTGCGGAGTATCCGGAAAGACCGATCAAAATCATCGTGCCCTATTCGCCGGGCGGCACGTCCGACACCCTTACCAGGATTACCAGCCAGTTCCTGGAAAAGGAACTTGGGCAGCCTGTAGTCATCATCAATATAAACGGAGCAGGCGGCGCCCTGGGCTGGTCCCAAGCCAAGGATGAGAAGCCGGACGGCTACACCCTGACCTGCTACAGCCCGGCAATGGCACTCCTGGAAGCCATTAAATCGGCCAACTTTACTCAGAATGATTTCCAGCCCATCGCCATGGTTGGCAACGTCTACCTTACCGTAGCAGCCAAGGGCGACGGTAAATACAAAACACTCAAAGATTATCAGGCCGATGCCAAGGCGCGCCCCGGAAAGGTGACGCTGGGCATGGGTCGAGGCACCCTCAGCCAGTTTGTGGCGGCCATGGTGGCGGATGGCATGGACGCGGATCTGAACTTGATCAACGCCGGCGGCGGCGCTGAAAAAAAGACGGCCGTACTCGGCGGTCATGTGGACGCCATCGTCGAACCGACACCCGGTGTGCTGCCTATGGCGAAGGCTGGGCAACTGCAGGTACTGGCGGTGCTCTCCCCCGAACGCCAACCATTTGCACCCGACATCCCCACAGCCAGGGAGCAAGGTGTTGACGTAGTCGCTCCGTTCACCCAAGGCCTTCTGGCCCCCAAAGGAACCCCTGAAGACCGTGCGAACGTGATTTCCCAAGCCCTTAAAAGGGTGACGGAAAATCCCGAGTTCCAGAAGCGGGCTGCGGAGGTGAGCCTTATAGTCGAGTACGGCGACTCGGACCGCTTTGCGGAAGCGCTGACCGACGTTCGTGCGAAGATCCTGCAAACAGGAAAACGACTGGGCTATTGA
- a CDS encoding site-specific integrase: protein MARIKKKAGLPNKFRIFHGLRHHYAVTLANSGEFSLDMIGQFLTHKSSAMTKHCAQFLQETMKQASERAAELIGKK from the coding sequence ATGGCGCGGATCAAGAAGAAAGCGGGCCTTCCGAATAAGTTCCGTATCTTCCACGGGCTACGGCATCACTACGCAGTCACTCTGGCCAACTCTGGCGAGTTCTCCCTCGATATGATCGGCCAATTCCTCACCCACAAGAGCTCGGCGATGACAAAGCACTGCGCCCAGTTTCTCCAAGAGACCATGAAGCAGGCAAGCGAACGGGCAGCCGAGTTGATCGGCAAGAAGTAA